The proteins below come from a single Mytilus edulis chromosome 5, xbMytEdul2.2, whole genome shotgun sequence genomic window:
- the LOC139524829 gene encoding toll-like receptor 4 has translation MGTVVVVCFVFTVYLIHHGHSQENSTYTLLGQDSLIDLLNLDVMNENETVGNSGTSILPESLNDTCTITETNGTYFCYCLIDKDHSGLWDFAAIRKWIVNSNYEFQFDLKCVNFSKIVLPWPIKAKNIDFVRVKSCTITGFFTDYGNPYIETIPDHLRVMDISDSIILCGLKDLMSLLFNFREVTEDYNCGNDKTLQTLIYTNVTLEYNLEEIKLLKNDQSENSNEDVIGAGSNMIAKTRELDHRCSFSELEQIDLSTSSTKSRYLLSIQTELSTFPMLTFYNLSNTGQSEIAKEFKIWWRFFPEMKLLDLSYNFISTIDLDPSAYTWSSFKIKIDLRYNNITELSQEDLELLGSLPNVNVDIRHNPIHCECSDHMIEMLEIINDDTKWEAMGLHRYDYLKNMTCNLPDILKGRKLSEITKSDISCPMFSASSPAPIIVLSICIVILIVIIILLTKFRKEIFILTYTRFHIILPCQPAEISENKTYDAFVSYSSQDEEWVSKTFKELEASSQSEGYHQFRFCLHHRDFIPGKTIFDNVIDSVESSRHTVIILSKHFLQSHYCMYEFHEAFQQSILERKRHMVVVLMENIPEGELPTDLKRCLKTFTYIKRDDSIFKDRLIFAMSHKGRKETKSISTNTSSNCIDNPVFSSSEKDVTLRLETSRPRHDDSVITLSQIVPDLVVGRNESKSNGYTLA, from the coding sequence ATGGGGACGGTAGtggttgtttgttttgtatttactGTCTATCTAATTCACCATGGACACTCTCAAGAAAATAGTACATATACTTTACTTGGACAAGATTCGCTGATTGATCTCCTAAACCTAGATGTTATGAATGAAAATGAAACGGTTGGAAATAGTGGAACTAGTATTCTACCCGAAAGTTTAAATGATACTTGTACAATAACAGAGACGAATGGGacttatttttgttattgtttaattGACAAGGACCATTCTGGATTATGGGACTTCGCCGCCATCAGGAAATGGATCGTAAACTCGAATTATGAATTCCAATTTGATTTGAAATGTGTTAACTTCTCAAAGATTGTATTGCCTTGGCCAATCAAAGCCAAGAATATCGATTTTGTCAGAGTGAAAAGTTGTACTATAACTGGATTTTTTACGGACTATGGAAATCCCTATATCGAAACCATTCCGGATCATCTACGAGTCATGGATATATCCGACTCTATAATTCTCTGTGGACTTAAAGATTTGATGTCATTATTATTCAATTTCAGAGAGGTTACTGAAGATTACAACTGCGGCAATGATAAAACTTTACAAActcttatatatacaaatgttactttggaatacaatcttgaagaaataaaattactaaaaaacgATCAATCGGAAAATTCAAATGAAGACGTCATAGGAGCCGGAAGTAACATGATTGCAAAGACTCGCGAGCTTGACCACAGATGTTCGTTCAGTGAGCTTGAACAAATTGATCTGAGTACAAGCAGCACTAAGTCAAGATATCTTCTCTCCATTCAAACTGAATTGTCAACATTTCCGATGCTGACATTTTATAATTTGTCAAACACTGGACAAAGTGAAATCGccaaagaatttaaaatttggtgGAGATTCTTTCCAGAGATGAAATTATTAGATCTCTCTTACAATTTCATATCAACCATAGACTTGGATCCATCAGCCTACACGTGGAgttctttcaaaataaaaatagatttaagatATAATAACATAACCGAATTATCACAAGAAGATTTAGAACTCCTCGGTAGCTTACCGAATGTAAATGTCGATATCAGACATAATCCGATACATTGTGAATGTTCTGATCACATGATTGAAATGTTGGAAATAATAAATGATGATACAAAATGGGAAGCCATGGGCCTGCATCGATATGATTATCTTAAAAATATGACCTGCAATTTACCGGATATATTGAAAGGAAGAAAACTTTCAGAGATAACCAAGTCTGATATATCATGCCCAATGTTTAGTGCATCATCACCAGCTCCTATAATAGTTCTTAGTATCTGCATTGTAATTCTTATTGTTATCATTATACTTTTGACAAAATtcagaaaagaaatatttattttgacttATACAAGATTTCATATCATACTTCCTTGTCAACCGGCAGAAATTTCGGAGAACAAAACATATGATGCATTTGTATCCTACAGTAGTCAAGACGAAGAATGGGTGTCTAAGACGTTTAAAGAACTAGAAGCATCATCACAGTCCGAAGGTTACCATCAGTTCCGGTTTTGTCTTCACCATAGAGACTTTATTCCTGGGAAGACAATATTTGACAATGTTATAGACAGTGTTGAATCAAGCAGACATACAGtgattattttatcaaaacatttcttaCAAAGCCACTATTGCATGTATGAATTTCATGAAGCATTTCAGCAAAGTATTTTAGAACGAAAACGTCACATGGTGGTCGTTTTAATGGAAAATATTCCCGAAGGAGAACTTCCAACCGATTTAAAACGATGTCTcaaaacatttacatatattaAAAGAGATGATTCTATTTTCAAAGATCGATTGATATTTGCAATGTCACATAAAGGGAGGAAAGAAACGAAATCCATTTCCACAAATACATCTTCGAACTGCATTGACAACCCTGTATTTTCCTCATCTGAGAAGGATGTAACGCTTCGATTAGAGACATCCAGACCTCGGCATGACGACTCGGTGATAACGTTGAGTCAGATCGTACCTGATCTCGTGGTGGGACGTAATGAATCTAAAAGTAATGGATATACATTAGCATAG
- the LOC139524827 gene encoding toll-like receptor 2 type-2 — protein MRRTVMCVCFLFTVYLIYHGHSQENSTETLQDSMMEFLKQDFMNENETIGNNRNSILPESLNDTCTITETNGTYFCYCLIDKNHSGLWDFTAIRQWILNSSYEFQFDLKCVNFSKIALPWPIKAKNIDFVRVKRCTITGFFMDYGNPYIETIPDHLRVMDISNSVVLIGLQDLVTMVTNFKEVTEDYNCGNDKTLQTLIYANVTYIYDMDEINSLEEGKSENSEDEIIGAGSNMIANTRELDHRCSFNELKEIDQSTSTTKSRYFLSIQTELSTFPKLTFYNFSNTGQIEITKEFQTWWRFFPKMELLDLSYNIISTIDLDPSAYTWSTFKIKIDLRYNNITELSQEDLELLGSLPNVDVDIRYNPIHCECSDHMIELLEIIHDDTKWEAMGLHRYDYLKNMTCNLPDKLKGRKLSEITKSDISCPMFSATSPAPIIVLSICIVILIVIIILLTKFRKEIFILTYTRFHIILPCQPAEVSENKTYDAFVSYSSQDEEWVSKTFKELEASSQSDGYHQFRFCLHHRDFIPGKTIFDNVIDSVESSRHTVIILSKHFLQSHYCMYEFHEAFQQSIIERKRHMVVVLMENIPEGELPTDLKRCLKTFTYIRRDDSIFKDRLIFAMSHKGRKDAKSQNKNTVTDGLDNPVFSSSEKDVTLRLETSRPRHDDSVITLSQIVPDLVVGHNESKSNGYTIA, from the coding sequence ATGAGGAGGACTGtaatgtgtgtttgttttttgtttaccgTCTATTTAATTTACCATGGACACTCTCAGGAAAATAGTACAGAAACTTTACAAGATTCGATGATGGAATTCTTAAAACAAGATTTCATGAATGAAAATGAAACGATTGGAAATAATAGAAATAGTATTCTACCCGAAAGTTTGAATGATACTTGTACAATAACAGAGACGAATGGGACTTATTTTTGTTACTGTTTAATTGACAAAAACCATTCTGGATTATGGGACTTCACTGCCATTAGGCAATGGATCTTAAACTCGAGTTATGAATTCCAATTCGATTTAAAATGTGTTAACTTCTCAAAGATTGCTTTGCCTTGGCCAATCAAAGCCaaaaatatcgattttgtcaGAGTAAAAAGATGTACTATAACTGGATTTTTTATGGACTATGGAAATCCCTATATCGAAACAATTCCGGATCATCTACGGGTCATGGACATATCCAACTCCGTCGTTCTCATTGGACTACAAGACTTGGTTACAATGGTAACCAATTTCAAAGAAGTTACCGAAGATTACAACTGCGGCAATGACAAAACTTTACAAACTCTCATATACGCAAATGTTACTTATATATATGATATGGACGAAATAAATTCTCTTGAAGAAGGTAAATCGGAAAATTCAGAAGACGAAATCATAGGAGCCGGAAGTAACATGATTGCGAATACCCGCGAGCTTGACCACAGATGTTCGTTCAACGAGCTTAAAGAAATTGACCAGAGTACAAGCACTACTAAGTCAAGATATTTCCTCTCCATTCAAACTGAACTATCAACATTTCCGAAGCtgacattttataatttttctaatacGGGACAAATTGAAATCACGAAAGAATTTCAAACTTGGTGGAGATTCTTTCCCAAAATGGAATTATTAGATCTTTCGTATAATATCATATCAACCATAGATTTGGATCCATCAGCCTACACGTGGAgtactttcaaaataaaaatagatttaagatACAATAACATAACCGAATTATCACAAGAAGATTTGGAACTCCTCGGTAGCTTACCGAATGTAGACGTCGATATTAGATATAATCCGATACATTGTGAATGTTCAGATCATATGATTGAATTGTTGGAAATAATACATGATGATACAAAATGGGAAGCAATGGGCCTGCATCGATATGATTATCTTAAAAATATGACCTGCAACTTACCGGATAAACTGAAAGGAAGAAAACTTTCAGAGATAACCAAGTCTGATATATCATGCCCAATGTTCAGTGCAACATCACCAGCTCCTATAATAGTTCTGAGCATCTGTATAGTAATTCTTATTGTCATCATTATACTTTTGACAAAATtcagaaaagaaatatttattttgacgtATACAAGATTTCATATCATACTTCCTTGTCAACCAGCAGAAGTTTCGGAGAACAAAACATATGATGCATTTGTGTCGTACAGTAGTCAAGACGAAGAATGGGTATCTAAGACGTTTAAAGAACTAGAGGCATCATCCCAATCCGACGGTTACCATCAGTTCCGGTTTTGTCTTCATCATAGAGACTTTATTCCTGGGAAGACAATATTTGACAATGTTATAGACAGTGTTGAATCAAGCAGGCATACAGTGATTATTCTATCAAAACATTTCTTACAAAGCCACTATTGCATGTATGAATTTCATGAAGCTTTTCAGCAAAGTATTATAGAACGAAAACGTCACATGGTGGTCGTTTTAATGGAAAATATTCCCGAGGGAGAACTTCCAACCGATCTAAAAAGATGTCTcaaaacatttacatatattaGAAGAGATGATTCAATTTTCAAAGATCGATTAATATTTGCAATGTCACATAAAGGGAGAAAAGACGCGAAATCCCAAAATAAAAATACAGTTACCGACGGCCTTGACAACCCTGTATTTTCTTCATCTGAAAAGGATGTAACGCTTCGATTAGAGACATCCAGACCTCGGCATGACGACTCGGTGATAACGTTGAGTCAGATAGTTCCTGATCTCGTTGTTGGACATAATGAATCTAAAAGTAATGGATATACAATAGCATAG